A single Flavobacterium sp. 1 DNA region contains:
- a CDS encoding TonB-dependent receptor, whose protein sequence is MMLFSTYTVSAQQANTVSGKITSEKDGLPLPGVNILVKGSSTAASTGFDGQYSINAKPTDVLVFSFIGFETKELTIANRTEINYALKDDTNKLNEVVVVGFGTQKKADLSGAVSVVSLKDAKTMVTYDAAKMLQGQVAGVTVQSSGEPGGYVNIKIRGISSFSNNNPLFVIDGIMVEAPNDFAPGDIESMQVLKDAASAAIYGVRGANGVVIITTKKGKTGKMSVGFKSITGFQQVQKKWSVTDRVGYQTITSAAEKNAGLSVAPGNNPTSPSYISNVNTDWQEEGFGTGVVQNQSITLSGGAESLAYNMNLDYFDNDSYLKTPQEYKRYSMNLNLSGKKGRLSYGSKIAYTQSGKETFNSYVGESAIASLITAIPTMPVYDSNRLGGYGGTDNATQRAISMNVIGFNNLLTNTGNRNRFIGDVWGQIEIVKGLKYKIDASYDRTDMQNRLFIPPSDLGWYYITTNDEASLNVNNANQTNTILNNLLTYEKSFDKHKFDVLAGLIETRNDYYNHWSRGVGYTPGEISHIEYADAISAGEYENHITGKSYISRLNYSFDDRYLVQANFRQDKSSLFGENYNKANSYSFSGAWKISNEKFIHLPEWFNTLKLRGSWGKLGNNTLGPYQFATTVNRFAGYDYNNTLANGTTVVSLIDPDLRWETSYTSDVALEFGLFNNDLQFTTEYFSKKSDDLLIGVPLPYSTGAFPASITTNGGAMNNSGFEFSATYNNSHHEFKYGFSANIGTLKNEVTKIGINENNPIYGLVAKTAVGRSAGEIYAYQTDGIFQNAAEIAAAPTQTNAGIGDIRFKDINGDGKINDQDRTYQGSAIPKYTYGTSFNASYKNFDFTMLWVGSGGNKIFDAMYQNLMAGQYGNHSTDELNYWTPTNTNTNVPRPIIGDPNGNNRESNRFIEDGDYFRLQTLEIGYQIPTPKDFFIEKARIYVNGQNLYTFTHYKGYDADFNSNDGLRSRGFDAGSFPNPRTLSLGLDVKF, encoded by the coding sequence ATGATGCTATTTAGCACTTATACCGTATCAGCTCAACAAGCCAATACAGTATCAGGAAAAATTACATCCGAAAAAGACGGCTTGCCTCTTCCAGGAGTAAATATCTTAGTAAAAGGAAGCTCTACAGCCGCTTCTACAGGATTTGACGGACAATATTCTATTAATGCAAAACCAACAGATGTCCTTGTTTTCTCATTCATAGGATTTGAAACTAAAGAATTAACAATTGCTAACCGCACAGAAATCAATTATGCTTTAAAAGATGACACCAACAAATTGAATGAAGTAGTTGTAGTTGGGTTCGGAACACAAAAGAAAGCAGATTTATCAGGAGCTGTAAGCGTTGTTAGCTTAAAAGATGCTAAAACAATGGTTACTTATGATGCTGCAAAAATGCTCCAAGGACAAGTAGCTGGTGTAACAGTACAATCATCTGGAGAACCAGGAGGATATGTTAATATAAAAATTAGAGGGATTTCATCTTTTTCAAACAACAACCCCCTTTTCGTAATTGATGGCATCATGGTAGAAGCTCCTAACGATTTTGCACCAGGTGATATTGAATCGATGCAGGTATTAAAAGATGCCGCTTCTGCAGCTATTTATGGTGTGCGCGGAGCCAATGGAGTAGTAATTATTACTACCAAAAAAGGAAAAACAGGAAAAATGAGTGTTGGATTTAAATCTATTACAGGATTCCAACAAGTACAAAAAAAATGGTCAGTAACAGACAGAGTAGGATACCAAACGATCACTAGTGCGGCTGAAAAAAATGCAGGATTATCAGTAGCACCTGGAAATAATCCAACAAGTCCATCATATATCAGCAATGTAAATACTGATTGGCAAGAAGAAGGATTTGGCACAGGAGTTGTACAAAATCAATCCATAACACTTAGCGGTGGAGCTGAATCTTTAGCATATAATATGAATTTGGATTATTTTGATAATGACAGTTATCTTAAAACTCCACAAGAATATAAAAGATATTCTATGAATTTGAATTTGTCAGGAAAAAAAGGCAGATTAAGTTACGGCTCAAAAATTGCATATACGCAATCAGGCAAGGAAACTTTCAATAGTTATGTCGGGGAATCTGCTATTGCAAGTTTAATAACTGCAATACCTACAATGCCTGTATATGATTCTAACAGATTAGGCGGATACGGCGGAACTGATAATGCAACTCAAAGAGCTATTTCGATGAACGTTATTGGATTTAACAACTTACTTACCAATACTGGCAACAGAAATCGTTTTATCGGAGATGTTTGGGGACAAATTGAAATCGTAAAAGGCTTAAAATACAAAATTGATGCTAGTTACGACAGAACAGATATGCAAAACAGATTGTTTATACCGCCAAGTGATTTAGGATGGTATTATATTACTACTAATGATGAAGCTTCACTAAACGTAAATAATGCAAACCAGACAAACACTATTCTTAACAACTTATTGACGTATGAAAAAAGTTTTGACAAACATAAATTTGATGTTTTAGCTGGACTAATTGAGACACGTAATGACTACTACAACCATTGGTCAAGAGGCGTAGGTTATACTCCTGGAGAAATTAGCCATATAGAATATGCAGATGCTATTAGTGCTGGAGAATACGAAAACCACATTACAGGTAAATCTTATATCAGCAGACTTAATTATTCATTTGACGATCGCTACTTGGTACAAGCCAATTTCAGACAAGATAAATCATCTCTTTTTGGTGAAAACTATAACAAAGCTAATTCATATTCATTCTCAGGTGCATGGAAAATAAGCAATGAAAAATTCATTCATTTACCAGAATGGTTTAACACTTTAAAACTAAGAGGAAGCTGGGGTAAATTAGGCAACAACACCTTAGGGCCTTACCAATTTGCTACAACAGTGAATCGTTTTGCAGGATATGATTATAATAATACTTTGGCGAATGGTACAACTGTGGTAAGTTTAATAGACCCAGATCTACGTTGGGAAACATCATATACGAGTGACGTAGCATTAGAGTTCGGTCTATTCAACAATGATTTACAATTTACTACAGAATACTTTAGTAAAAAATCTGACGATCTTTTAATTGGCGTTCCTTTACCATATTCTACAGGTGCATTTCCTGCCTCTATAACCACTAATGGAGGAGCTATGAACAACAGCGGTTTTGAATTTTCAGCAACATACAACAATTCACATCATGAGTTCAAATATGGTTTTTCGGCTAATATAGGTACTTTAAAGAATGAAGTTACAAAAATTGGTATTAATGAGAATAATCCAATTTATGGTCTTGTGGCAAAAACTGCAGTTGGAAGATCAGCAGGTGAAATTTATGCCTATCAAACAGACGGTATTTTCCAAAATGCAGCCGAAATCGCAGCGGCTCCAACACAAACAAATGCAGGTATTGGGGATATCCGTTTCAAAGATATTAACGGTGATGGAAAAATTAATGATCAAGACAGAACTTACCAAGGTTCGGCAATTCCAAAATATACTTATGGAACAAGTTTTAATGCAAGTTATAAAAACTTTGATTTCACAATGCTATGGGTAGGTTCCGGCGGTAATAAAATATTTGATGCAATGTACCAAAACTTAATGGCTGGACAATATGGCAATCACAGTACTGATGAACTTAATTATTGGACTCCAACAAATACTAATACAAATGTTCCTCGTCCAATCATTGGAGATCCAAATGGAAATAATAGAGAATCAAATCGTTTTATCGAAGATGGAGATTATTTCAGATTACAAACTCTAGAAATTGGATATCAAATACCAACTCCTAAAGACTTTTTTATCGAAAAAGCTAGGATTTATGTAAATGGCCAAAACTTATATACATTTACTCATTACAAAGGCTACGACGCTGATTTTAACAGCAATGACGGTTTGAGATCAAGAGGGTTTGACGCTGGTTCTTTCCCAAATCCTAGAACACTTTCGTTAGGACTTGACGTGAAATTTTAA
- a CDS encoding arabinan endo-1,5-alpha-L-arabinosidase, which translates to MKNTKSIAYILLFGMLIASCQNEEASTPSSVISGTPTGTVAKTKSITAKTVTGTVASHDPSTIVKSGVNYYVFTTGDNIPMTYSTNLINWTWGTSVFTSTPSWITNYVPGFTKTYWAPDVAWFNNRWNMYYSCSTFGSATSAIGLVTTPAISQSAGTTWTDRGRVVSSTSSSDVNAIDPSILVDGSNVYMAYGSWHAGIGVVQITPSTGMPIGTRTIVAGGNAASWEAPCLIKEGSYYYMFVNRGNCCQGVNSTYYIVVGRSTSPFGPFVDKNGVNLTAGGGTTVLATQGNYIGPGHLSRITGTQKGSVHYYDGADSGNPKLEIVYFAWSNGWPALTY; encoded by the coding sequence ATGAAAAACACAAAATCTATTGCTTATATTTTATTATTTGGAATGCTTATCGCAAGTTGTCAAAACGAAGAAGCCAGTACTCCTTCATCAGTTATCAGTGGTACACCTACTGGTACGGTAGCAAAAACTAAAAGCATTACTGCAAAGACAGTAACTGGAACTGTAGCATCGCATGATCCTAGTACAATTGTAAAAAGCGGAGTGAATTATTATGTATTTACCACTGGAGACAATATTCCAATGACATATTCGACCAATTTAATTAATTGGACTTGGGGAACATCTGTTTTCACTTCTACTCCAAGTTGGATAACCAATTATGTTCCTGGTTTCACAAAAACATATTGGGCTCCTGATGTGGCTTGGTTTAACAATCGTTGGAACATGTATTATTCGTGTTCTACATTTGGTTCGGCTACTTCTGCAATTGGTTTAGTAACAACACCTGCTATTTCGCAAAGTGCAGGAACAACCTGGACAGACAGAGGACGAGTAGTTTCATCCACCTCATCATCAGACGTAAATGCTATAGATCCTTCTATTTTGGTAGACGGTTCCAATGTCTATATGGCGTATGGCTCTTGGCACGCAGGAATAGGCGTGGTCCAAATTACTCCGTCAACTGGAATGCCAATAGGAACTAGAACAATTGTTGCTGGCGGAAACGCAGCCTCTTGGGAAGCGCCTTGTTTAATCAAAGAAGGAAGCTATTATTATATGTTTGTAAACCGTGGCAACTGTTGTCAAGGAGTTAACAGCACTTATTACATTGTTGTAGGCCGTTCTACTAGTCCGTTTGGCCCGTTTGTTGACAAAAATGGCGTAAACCTAACCGCTGGCGGAGGCACAACAGTATTAGCAACACAAGGAAACTATATTGGACCTGGACATTTATCAAGAATTACAGGTACTCAAAAAGGATCTGTACATTATTATGACGGTGCCGACAGTGGCAATCCAAAACTAGAAATTGTTTATTTTGCATGGTCAAACGGATGGCCAGCGCTTACATATTAA
- a CDS encoding arabinan endo-1,5-alpha-L-arabinosidase, whose product MKPHKHITLLFFLIASIGTSSFAQDVTVHDPVMIKQKDTYYLYCTGKGISVFSSKDLKNWNKEPQIFAEKPTWVDAVVSGFDNHIWAPDISFHNNKYYLYYSVSTFAKNTSAIGVTTNTTLDPKDPAYKWVDQGIVIQSIPNRDLWNAIDPNLTFDENNTPWLAFGSFWEGLKMVKLNPDLKSIAQPQEWHTIAKRKRTFELADSDPGDGALEAPFIFKKNGYYYQFLSWDLCCRGEKSTYKVVVGRSKTITGPYVDKDGKLLTEGGGTLLIQGDKDWFGAGHNSTYTFDGKDYIIYHAYDAKQNGRPLLQIKELKWDVDLWPML is encoded by the coding sequence ATGAAACCACATAAACACATAACACTCCTATTCTTTTTAATTGCTTCAATTGGCACATCATCATTTGCCCAAGACGTTACCGTTCATGATCCCGTGATGATTAAGCAGAAAGACACTTACTACTTATATTGCACTGGAAAAGGCATCAGCGTTTTCAGTTCCAAAGATTTAAAAAACTGGAATAAAGAGCCTCAAATATTCGCAGAAAAACCTACTTGGGTGGATGCAGTGGTTTCTGGTTTTGACAATCATATCTGGGCACCAGACATTTCTTTTCACAACAATAAATATTATTTGTACTATTCCGTTTCCACTTTCGCAAAAAACACTTCGGCGATTGGCGTGACAACCAATACTACATTAGACCCAAAAGACCCTGCATACAAATGGGTAGATCAAGGAATTGTCATACAATCGATTCCGAATAGAGATCTTTGGAATGCCATCGATCCTAATTTGACATTCGACGAAAACAACACGCCTTGGCTGGCATTTGGTTCTTTTTGGGAAGGATTGAAAATGGTCAAATTGAATCCTGATTTAAAATCAATTGCACAACCGCAGGAATGGCATACAATCGCTAAACGCAAAAGAACATTCGAACTTGCTGATTCGGATCCAGGTGACGGTGCTCTTGAAGCTCCTTTCATTTTCAAAAAGAACGGTTATTATTATCAGTTCCTATCGTGGGATTTGTGTTGCCGAGGAGAAAAAAGCACTTATAAAGTAGTCGTAGGAAGATCCAAAACCATTACAGGCCCTTACGTGGACAAAGACGGAAAATTATTGACCGAAGGCGGTGGAACTTTATTAATTCAAGGGGACAAAGATTGGTTCGGAGCTGGACACAACAGCACCTACACTTTTGACGGGAAAGATTATATCATTTACCACGCCTATGATGCCAAACAAAATGGAAGGCCATTGCTACAAATAAAGGAATTGAAATGGGACGTAGATTTATGGCCAATGCTTTAA
- a CDS encoding RagB/SusD family nutrient uptake outer membrane protein — translation MKHKIYKYAAGFFTLALITTSCVSDDALTQLDPNNDSVDKFWTTDLDALQGIDASYSSLLTDGTYMRSTPLLLDLKADDTRSNSPWGSMYNVGRFNSNVTDAAIYGWCYETCYQGIFRANQVLTNVPKINFTDAALKDRILGQAYFLRGLYLFHMVNMFKNVPVPTEIAVYYPQKTQEEGWKQVISDFKAAADLLPTTYAGINGIDTKDTQGQTIKGRATKGAALGYLGKAYLFTKDFASAKTTFKQVIDLGVYSLVSNYRDNFTDTNENNSESLFEVQFSRAAGGVGLGWGGIPASDWGKTSARAITYAPRAFGWTDVQPTWALYNEFHDELTTSGAVDPRLDATMFYNKPGTKLYGQDFAAFYAGNAADLNDLFCRKYENSDGGYANEYDWRSGINERLLRYADILLMYAECLNETGDTPGAYTYIQMVRSRAGLPNLSTAKPGLSQAAMREQIGHERFLEFPLEGHRFDDIRRWGWLENPTKLAWLKARDVEFNSYAAGREYFPIPQLDMDNNPGMTQNPSY, via the coding sequence ATGAAACATAAAATATATAAATATGCGGCTGGTTTTTTCACGCTTGCATTAATAACAACTAGTTGTGTTAGCGATGATGCCTTAACTCAATTAGACCCAAATAATGATTCTGTAGATAAATTCTGGACAACAGATCTAGATGCTCTACAAGGAATTGATGCCTCATATTCAAGTTTATTAACCGATGGAACGTATATGAGAAGTACTCCATTACTATTAGACTTAAAAGCAGATGATACTCGAAGTAACAGTCCTTGGGGATCTATGTACAATGTAGGCCGTTTCAATTCTAATGTAACAGATGCTGCCATTTATGGATGGTGCTATGAAACATGCTATCAAGGTATATTTAGAGCCAATCAGGTTTTGACTAATGTACCAAAAATTAATTTTACTGACGCTGCTCTTAAAGACAGAATCCTCGGACAAGCTTATTTCTTAAGAGGATTGTATTTATTTCACATGGTAAACATGTTTAAAAACGTACCAGTACCTACAGAAATAGCAGTTTATTACCCTCAAAAAACACAAGAAGAAGGATGGAAACAAGTAATTTCTGACTTTAAAGCTGCAGCTGATTTATTGCCTACAACTTATGCAGGAATAAATGGCATCGACACTAAGGATACACAAGGACAAACAATAAAAGGACGCGCTACCAAAGGGGCAGCACTAGGATACTTAGGAAAAGCATACTTATTTACAAAAGATTTTGCGAGTGCAAAAACTACTTTCAAACAAGTAATTGATCTAGGAGTTTATTCATTAGTATCAAATTATCGTGATAACTTTACAGATACAAACGAGAACAATTCAGAATCTCTATTTGAGGTTCAGTTTAGTAGAGCAGCAGGCGGCGTTGGACTAGGATGGGGAGGAATTCCAGCATCAGACTGGGGTAAAACGTCAGCAAGAGCAATTACTTATGCTCCAAGAGCTTTTGGATGGACAGACGTACAGCCAACTTGGGCATTATATAATGAATTTCATGATGAGTTAACCACTTCTGGAGCTGTAGATCCGCGTTTGGACGCTACAATGTTCTACAACAAACCTGGAACTAAACTTTACGGACAAGATTTTGCTGCTTTTTATGCTGGTAATGCCGCAGATTTAAATGATTTATTCTGTAGAAAGTACGAGAATTCAGACGGAGGTTATGCAAACGAGTATGACTGGCGTTCAGGAATCAACGAGCGTTTATTACGTTATGCTGATATATTATTAATGTATGCTGAATGTTTGAATGAAACTGGAGATACTCCTGGAGCGTATACTTACATCCAAATGGTTAGATCCCGTGCAGGCTTACCAAATTTAAGCACTGCAAAACCAGGACTAAGCCAAGCAGCAATGAGAGAACAAATAGGACATGAAAGATTCTTAGAATTCCCTCTTGAAGGTCACCGTTTTGATGATATTCGTCGCTGGGGCTGGTTGGAAAACCCTACCAAACTAGCATGGCTAAAAGCAAGAGACGTAGAATTCAATTCGTATGCTGCTGGAAGAGAATATTTCCCAATACCGCAATTAGACATGGACAATAACCCAGGAATGACACAAAATCCAAGTTATTAA
- a CDS encoding glycoside hydrolase family 43 protein, protein MKNIFIPILSFVLMTSVKTTAQDKTLASANGQKKAPVANNPIIKDKYTGDPAALVYKDKVYLYAGHDEAPNDFNFYKMNEWLVYSSSDMVHWQEHPVPLKVTNFAWAKSDAWAAQVIERNGKFYWYVTVEHGTINGKAIGVAISDSPTGPFKDVLEKALITNDMTTQTNISWDDIDPTVMIDDNGQAYLFWGNTVCHYVKLKANMTELDGPIQTISLPNYTEAPWIHKHNNWYYLSYAYQFPEKIAYAMSKSINGPWEYKGILNELAGNSNTNHQAIIDFKGKSYFIYHNGSIEPSGGSFRRSVCVDSLFYNKDGTIKRVIMTTEGITE, encoded by the coding sequence ATGAAAAATATTTTTATCCCAATCCTTTCTTTTGTTCTGATGACATCAGTCAAGACAACAGCACAAGATAAAACTTTGGCTTCCGCCAATGGACAAAAAAAAGCACCAGTCGCCAATAATCCGATTATAAAAGACAAATACACCGGAGATCCTGCAGCTTTAGTTTACAAAGACAAGGTGTATCTCTATGCAGGCCATGATGAAGCGCCAAATGATTTCAATTTTTATAAAATGAACGAATGGCTGGTGTATTCCAGTTCCGACATGGTGCATTGGCAAGAACATCCCGTTCCGCTGAAAGTGACTAATTTCGCTTGGGCAAAATCCGATGCATGGGCGGCTCAAGTCATTGAGCGCAATGGAAAATTTTACTGGTACGTTACTGTTGAACATGGAACTATTAATGGAAAAGCGATTGGAGTTGCAATTTCAGACAGTCCTACAGGGCCTTTCAAAGATGTACTGGAAAAAGCTCTTATTACCAATGACATGACAACCCAAACCAATATTAGCTGGGATGATATCGATCCAACAGTAATGATTGATGATAATGGCCAAGCTTATCTTTTCTGGGGAAATACCGTTTGCCATTATGTCAAATTGAAAGCAAACATGACCGAACTCGATGGTCCAATCCAAACCATTTCTTTACCAAATTATACTGAAGCGCCTTGGATTCACAAACACAACAACTGGTATTACTTGTCGTATGCTTATCAGTTTCCAGAAAAAATAGCCTACGCAATGAGTAAATCCATCAACGGCCCTTGGGAATACAAAGGAATCTTAAATGAACTCGCTGGGAACTCAAACACAAACCACCAAGCGATAATCGATTTCAAAGGAAAATCCTATTTCATTTACCACAATGGAAGTATCGAACCCAGTGGCGGGAGTTTTAGAAGATCTGTTTGTGTGGATAGTTTGTTTTATAATAAAGATGGAACTATAAAACGAGTGATTATGACAACTGAAGGGATAACGGAGTAG
- a CDS encoding arabinan endo-1,5-alpha-L-arabinosidase — protein MNKSNSILRLMLNTAILLLVFTVASCSKGDDPAPDPTPTPTPTPTPTPTFAGPTYADNYSSIASWSTNSQWNLANVHDPSVAKCGDYYYMYQTDASYGNATDGHGHFFYRRSKDLITWEFMGSSMTSAPAWVKDSLNNKRARMNPALPAITSPNYGYWAPCVRKVGSKYRMYYSIVVDNPIIGTSFDNSWSERAFIGLAETDDLATNVWTDKGMVVCSEPDGVKPYSFTGTRNWEDAYFKFNAIDPSFIETPEGEQYLIYGSWHSGIAALKLNPTTGKPDQLKTLADYGTRIATRSATSRWQASEGPEIIYNSDTGYYYLFLAYDGLDVPYNTRVCRSKNIIGPFMGINGANVTTGADCWPMLTHPYGFNNHTGWVGISHCAIFQNPETKQWFYSSQARLPKDVPGIAVSNAIMMGHVREIQWTEDGWPVIAPERYAGVPATTITEASFIGTWEQITMNYQYATIQKSATIYLTADKKVSGGVSGTWSYDSTAKTLTVNGVKCKVNDAWDWESATRKVTLTYSGLTGAGIPVWGKKIN, from the coding sequence ATGAATAAGTCAAATTCAATTTTAAGGTTAATGTTAAATACTGCAATTCTATTGTTAGTATTTACTGTGGCTAGCTGTTCTAAAGGAGATGATCCGGCACCAGACCCAACTCCTACGCCAACTCCGACCCCTACTCCTACTCCAACATTTGCAGGACCTACCTATGCAGATAATTATTCATCGATAGCTTCTTGGAGTACTAATTCGCAATGGAATTTAGCCAATGTGCATGATCCATCAGTAGCCAAATGTGGAGATTATTATTATATGTACCAAACAGATGCTTCCTACGGAAATGCAACTGATGGTCACGGACATTTTTTCTACAGACGTTCCAAAGACCTTATTACTTGGGAATTTATGGGTTCCTCAATGACCTCTGCACCAGCTTGGGTAAAGGATTCTTTGAATAACAAGAGAGCCCGTATGAATCCGGCTCTGCCTGCCATCACAAGCCCTAATTATGGATATTGGGCTCCTTGTGTCCGTAAAGTGGGCAGTAAATACCGTATGTATTATAGCATTGTAGTCGATAATCCAATAATCGGCACCAGTTTTGACAACTCTTGGAGTGAAAGAGCCTTTATTGGTTTGGCAGAAACCGATGATTTAGCCACAAATGTTTGGACAGATAAAGGAATGGTCGTTTGTTCAGAACCAGATGGCGTAAAACCATATTCGTTTACCGGTACAAGAAACTGGGAAGATGCTTATTTTAAATTTAATGCAATTGACCCTAGTTTTATTGAAACTCCTGAAGGAGAGCAATACTTAATTTATGGTTCTTGGCATTCGGGCATCGCTGCCTTAAAACTGAATCCAACAACAGGAAAACCAGATCAATTGAAAACCCTTGCCGATTATGGGACTCGTATCGCAACACGCAGTGCGACCAGCCGTTGGCAAGCATCAGAAGGTCCAGAGATAATCTACAACTCCGATACTGGCTATTATTATTTATTTTTAGCCTATGATGGTTTGGATGTACCCTATAATACCAGGGTTTGCCGTTCCAAAAATATTATAGGACCTTTCATGGGAATCAACGGTGCAAATGTAACCACTGGTGCCGATTGCTGGCCAATGCTGACACATCCTTATGGCTTCAATAATCATACAGGCTGGGTAGGAATTTCGCATTGTGCTATTTTCCAAAATCCTGAAACAAAACAGTGGTTTTACTCTTCACAAGCACGTTTGCCAAAAGATGTGCCGGGAATTGCCGTATCAAATGCGATAATGATGGGACATGTTCGCGAAATCCAATGGACTGAGGACGGATGGCCAGTAATAGCACCTGAGCGTTATGCCGGTGTGCCAGCTACTACCATTACCGAAGCCTCTTTTATTGGAACATGGGAACAAATCACTATGAATTATCAATATGCAACCATTCAAAAATCGGCTACTATTTATTTAACTGCTGACAAAAAAGTGAGTGGAGGCGTTTCTGGAACATGGTCGTATGACAGTACTGCTAAAACATTGACCGTAAATGGTGTAAAATGCAAAGTAAATGATGCTTGGGACTGGGAAAGCGCTACGCGCAAAGTAACGCTTACTTATTCCGGACTTACTGGAGCCGGCATACCAGTGTGGGGCAAAAAAATAAATTAA
- a CDS encoding alpha-N-arabinofuranosidase, giving the protein MKKTFLLLLVLAFCNQSSFAQKETTALTIKNTADAPTINKNIYGHFAEHLGRCIYGGFFVGDTSKIPNTAGVRNDIVKALKELKIPNLRWPGGCFADTYHWKDGIGPKEQRPTIVNKWWGGVTEDNSFGTHDFLNMCELLGAEPYLSGNVGSGTVQELADWVQYTNFGGKSPMSDLRKKNGRTEPWKVKFWGIGNEAWGCGGNMTADYYVGEYRKFATFMSDWENTGGLTRIASGSNSSDYNWTETLMKDIPLNMLGGVGVHHYAVINWDKKGDGTDFSEDGYFHTMKSALKMEELVTKHAAIMDKYDPKKKVAMIVDEWGAWYEVEKGTNPGFLYQQNTMRDAVLAGATLNIFNNHADRVRMANLAQCVNVLQAVILTDKAKMITTPTYSVMKMYSVHQDAQLLPVTFQSPLYTFNGETLPAISASASKDKNGVIHISLVNVDAQKTNKIEIDINDLGVKNFTGTILTAAKLQDYNSFENPNKIIPTVFKGFENKKGKLEITIPPFSVVVLEGK; this is encoded by the coding sequence ATGAAAAAGACATTCTTATTATTATTAGTTTTAGCTTTTTGCAATCAATCCAGTTTTGCTCAAAAAGAAACTACAGCACTTACTATTAAAAATACTGCAGATGCTCCAACAATCAACAAAAATATCTATGGTCATTTTGCAGAACATTTAGGAAGATGCATATATGGCGGCTTTTTTGTGGGTGATACTTCTAAAATACCAAATACTGCTGGTGTCCGCAATGATATTGTTAAGGCATTAAAAGAGTTAAAAATTCCAAATTTAAGATGGCCAGGCGGCTGTTTTGCAGACACCTATCACTGGAAAGACGGTATTGGACCAAAAGAACAAAGACCAACTATCGTAAATAAATGGTGGGGTGGCGTAACCGAAGACAATAGTTTTGGAACACATGATTTCCTAAATATGTGTGAACTTCTTGGAGCTGAACCATATTTGTCAGGAAACGTAGGAAGCGGAACGGTTCAGGAATTGGCTGATTGGGTTCAGTACACCAACTTTGGAGGCAAAAGCCCGATGAGTGATTTGCGTAAAAAAAATGGAAGAACAGAACCTTGGAAAGTTAAATTCTGGGGAATCGGAAATGAAGCTTGGGGTTGCGGAGGAAATATGACCGCAGATTATTATGTGGGTGAATATAGAAAATTTGCAACCTTCATGTCCGATTGGGAAAACACAGGAGGTTTAACCCGCATTGCTTCCGGATCAAATAGTTCCGATTATAATTGGACCGAAACCTTAATGAAAGATATTCCCCTAAATATGTTGGGAGGAGTTGGAGTACATCATTATGCTGTAATTAATTGGGATAAAAAAGGAGATGGAACAGATTTTTCTGAAGACGGATATTTCCATACGATGAAATCAGCTTTAAAAATGGAAGAGCTCGTGACTAAACACGCGGCTATCATGGACAAATACGATCCTAAGAAAAAAGTAGCGATGATTGTAGACGAATGGGGTGCATGGTATGAAGTGGAAAAAGGGACAAACCCTGGTTTCTTATACCAGCAAAACACCATGAGAGATGCTGTTCTGGCTGGAGCAACACTAAATATTTTCAACAACCATGCAGACAGAGTCCGTATGGCGAACTTGGCACAATGCGTAAACGTTTTACAAGCTGTAATCTTAACTGATAAAGCAAAAATGATTACAACTCCAACTTATTCTGTAATGAAAATGTACAGTGTACATCAGGATGCCCAATTATTGCCAGTAACTTTTCAATCGCCATTATACACTTTTAATGGAGAAACACTTCCTGCAATATCTGCATCAGCTTCAAAAGATAAAAATGGTGTAATTCACATCTCATTAGTAAATGTTGATGCACAAAAAACAAACAAAATAGAAATTGATATAAATGATCTTGGTGTTAAAAATTTCACTGGAACAATATTAACAGCAGCTAAATTGCAGGATTACAATTCATTCGAAAACCCAAACAAAATTATACCAACAGTTTTTAAAGGTTTCGAAAACAAAAAAGGAAAACTTGAAATCACTATTCCTCCTTTCTCAGTAGTTGTTTTAGAAGGAAAATAA